TGGCCCTCAGCTGGCTCAGCAGATCTATGAGTACTTTCATCCCCAGGCGGAAGAGATTGAGGAGATGGTGTAAGGGAGTGATGGGGTGGAGAGTGGATGGGTGGGAGAGTGGATGAGTAGATGGGTAAGTGAGGAAGGTGAGGGTGGGAGCTGTAACCGCAGAGTTGAGTGTTACCTACAGACCCATTTGCAAGACAGAAGTTTAAACCGATGATTGGCCAATCCTTTCCGTTGGGTCCAGGGCGGCGGCACGGCCCTGGACGAGGGGGTCTGGGGACAATCGAAATGTCCCCAGCGGTTAATCTGGCTTTATCGCAAGGTCCGCTGCCCTCCGCCCGATTCTGCCCTAACCCATAGCTAAATTCCCTATTCTTCTGGCATGGAACCTGTAGCTCAAGTGGATGGTGCATTGCTGCGCGAATGCACCCTACGGGAACTGCTTACACTAAGGACAGTCCTCTAGAGCAACACTCCCCCTATGACCGTCGATGCCAACCTGCTAGAGCTGCTGTTTAGCGGCGCCAACCTTTTTGTGCTCCCTTTTTGGACCCTGATGATACTGGTGCCCAACACCAAACTCACCCGCACCGTTATGGGTTCTCTCCTCCCCTTTGCCGCCCTAGCCGGGCTATACCTGTTTCTCTTCGTTACCAGCTTTACCAACGTCGAAGGCATCGAAGCCCTCTCCGACCCCAACCTTAGCCTGAGCGACCTGGCAGCGGTCTTTGCCCAGCCCCACGTTACCGCCACGGGCTGGGTGCACTTTCTCGCCTTCGACCTATTTGTCGGCCGCTGGATCTACTGGCAAGGCCAGGAAAGCGGCG
The sequence above is a segment of the Leptolyngbya subtilissima AS-A7 genome. Coding sequences within it:
- a CDS encoding ABA4-like family protein — encoded protein: MTVDANLLELLFSGANLFVLPFWTLMILVPNTKLTRTVMGSLLPFAALAGLYLFLFVTSFTNVEGIEALSDPNLSLSDLAAVFAQPHVTATGWVHFLAFDLFVGRWIYWQGQESGVFTRHSLALCFFAGPLGLLSHLFTDAVWKRFAGEKVGEPVGSEG